The Achromobacter pestifer genome includes a region encoding these proteins:
- a CDS encoding MFS transporter, with translation MNPPQNPAAGIAAANPAPPPAASSDPSTAFKVLGAISVAHLMNDMIQSILLAIYPMLKDSFSLSFAQIGLITLVYQLAASLLQPFIGFYTDRHPKPYSLPVGMGFTLLGLLLLSVAPSFGWLLVAAVLVGTGSSVFHPESSRVARMASGGRHGLAQSLFQVGGNVGSALGPLLAALFIIPHGQRSVAWFSLAALFGIVVLTGIGRWYSANRVLLKPRARREGAGNGLSRNQVLGALAVLGVLVFSKYFYLASLNSYFTFYLIDKFALSVREAQLYLFLFLAAVAVGTVVGGPVGDRIGRKIVIWVSILGVAPFTLLLPYVNLFWTGVLVVIIGMVLASAFSAIVVYAQELVPGKVGMIAGLFFGFAFGMGGVGAAALGKLADATSIGYVYQVCAYLPLLGVVAILLPNVEKARR, from the coding sequence ATGAATCCACCGCAGAATCCCGCCGCCGGCATCGCCGCCGCCAATCCGGCTCCGCCGCCCGCCGCCTCATCGGATCCGTCCACCGCCTTCAAGGTGCTGGGCGCGATCAGCGTGGCGCACCTGATGAACGACATGATCCAGTCGATCCTGTTGGCCATCTATCCCATGCTGAAGGATTCGTTCAGCCTGTCGTTCGCGCAGATCGGCCTGATCACGCTGGTCTACCAGCTCGCGGCCTCGCTGCTGCAGCCTTTCATCGGTTTCTACACGGACCGCCATCCCAAGCCGTACTCGCTGCCGGTCGGCATGGGCTTTACCCTGCTGGGGCTGCTGTTGCTGTCGGTGGCGCCGTCGTTCGGCTGGCTGCTGGTGGCCGCGGTGCTGGTGGGCACGGGCTCGTCGGTGTTCCACCCGGAGTCCTCGCGCGTGGCGCGCATGGCGTCCGGCGGACGCCATGGCCTGGCGCAGTCGCTGTTCCAGGTGGGCGGCAACGTGGGCTCGGCGCTGGGGCCGCTGCTGGCCGCGCTCTTCATCATTCCGCACGGCCAGCGCAGCGTGGCCTGGTTCTCGCTGGCTGCGCTGTTCGGCATCGTGGTGCTGACCGGCATCGGCCGCTGGTACAGCGCCAACCGCGTCCTGCTCAAGCCGCGCGCGCGGCGCGAGGGCGCGGGCAACGGGCTGTCGCGCAACCAGGTGCTGGGCGCGCTGGCGGTGCTGGGCGTGCTGGTGTTTTCCAAGTATTTCTACCTGGCCAGCCTGAACAGCTATTTCACCTTCTACCTGATCGACAAGTTCGCGCTGTCGGTGCGCGAGGCGCAGCTCTACCTGTTCCTGTTCCTGGCCGCGGTGGCGGTGGGCACGGTGGTGGGCGGGCCTGTCGGCGACCGCATCGGCCGCAAGATCGTGATCTGGGTGTCGATCCTGGGCGTGGCGCCGTTCACCCTGCTGCTGCCCTATGTGAACCTGTTCTGGACCGGCGTGCTGGTGGTGATCATCGGCATGGTGCTGGCCTCGGCGTTCTCGGCCATCGTGGTCTATGCGCAGGAGCTGGTGCCGGGCAAGGTGGGGATGATCGCCGGGCTGTTCTTCGGTTTTGCCTTCGGCATGGGCGGCGTGGGCGCCGCGGCGTTGGGCAAGCTGGCCGACGCCACCAGCATCGGCTACGTGTATCAGGTCTGCGCCTATCTGCCCTTGCTGGGCGTGGTGGCGATCCTGTTGCCGAATGTGGAGAAGGCGCGCCGCTGA
- a CDS encoding AraC family transcriptional regulator — MPARLLLPDPARSINPQDYQHRPRAVTAMAKEFLPGTRTGTHSHPRAQLVYAVEGVMRVTTPSGFWALPPLRALWVPAGVPHGVDMVGAVSMRSLYLDAETARGYWPQCQVVEVSGLLRELILALTAEPIDYPLDGRAGQVAALLLSELAAARVAPLQIPWPRDRRLQTICAAILDNPGLQRGIEDWGDEVGASARTLIRLFQAELGLNYRQWVQQVRLAEAVCRLSQGVPVARIASDLGYRSASAFSAMFHRALGAPPQGYLKNS, encoded by the coding sequence ATGCCCGCCCGCCTCCTTTTGCCCGACCCCGCCCGCAGCATCAATCCGCAGGACTACCAGCACCGGCCGCGCGCCGTGACGGCCATGGCCAAGGAATTCCTGCCAGGCACCCGCACGGGCACCCACTCGCACCCGCGCGCGCAACTGGTCTACGCGGTCGAAGGCGTCATGCGCGTCACCACGCCCAGCGGCTTCTGGGCCCTGCCGCCGCTGCGCGCGCTGTGGGTGCCTGCCGGCGTGCCGCATGGCGTGGACATGGTGGGCGCCGTGTCCATGCGCTCGCTCTACCTCGACGCCGAGACCGCCCGCGGCTACTGGCCGCAATGCCAGGTGGTCGAGGTCAGCGGCCTGCTGCGCGAGCTGATCCTGGCGCTGACCGCCGAGCCCATCGACTATCCGCTGGACGGCCGGGCCGGGCAGGTCGCCGCCCTGCTGCTTTCCGAGCTGGCCGCCGCCCGCGTCGCGCCGCTGCAGATCCCCTGGCCGCGCGACCGCCGCCTGCAGACCATTTGCGCGGCCATTTTGGACAATCCCGGACTGCAGCGCGGCATCGAGGACTGGGGCGACGAAGTCGGCGCCAGCGCGCGCACGCTGATCCGCCTGTTCCAGGCCGAACTGGGCCTGAACTACCGGCAGTGGGTGCAGCAGGTCCGGCTGGCCGAAGCGGTGTGCCGGCTGTCGCAGGGCGTGCCGGTCGCGCGCATCGCCTCCGACCTGGGCTACCGCAGCGCCAGCGCCTTCTCGGCCATGTTCCACCGCGCGCTGGGCGCGCCGCCACAGGGCTACCTGAAGAACAGCTGA
- a CDS encoding PepSY-associated TM helix domain-containing protein encodes MTAASTIKTWYLVHKWTSLVCTIFLLVICLTGLPLVFHHEIEHWLDDAKPLSDVPASTPRANLDKLVDSARAMYPGEVVDYLFLDPDEPQVYVGMAKTPGDGQVSGHAVRMDARTGDVLLDGPLYTQDKFSFMGIMLALHVDLFAGLPGELFLGFMGLLFCVAIVSGVVLYGPFMKKLDFGTVRASRSTRLKWLDLHNLLGIVTLVWAFVVGLTGVINELSTPLFRLWQSTELVRILEPYKGQNVPTELASAQGAADTAKKALPGNEVSFIAFPGNAFGSPHHYITWMRGDTPLTSKLNTPVLVDGKTGELTTVAKMPWYLTALELSRPLHFGDYGGLPLKIIWALLDVITIIVLVSGLYLWLARRRATEARIAELVRKHQAAAIPKRTPA; translated from the coding sequence ATGACCGCCGCGTCCACCATCAAAACCTGGTATCTGGTCCATAAATGGACCAGCCTGGTCTGCACAATCTTCCTGCTCGTCATCTGTCTTACCGGTTTGCCGCTGGTGTTCCACCACGAAATCGAACACTGGCTCGACGATGCCAAGCCGCTATCGGACGTGCCCGCCTCGACCCCTCGCGCCAACCTGGACAAGCTGGTCGACAGCGCCCGCGCCATGTATCCGGGCGAAGTCGTCGACTATCTGTTCCTCGACCCGGACGAGCCGCAGGTCTATGTGGGCATGGCGAAAACACCCGGCGACGGCCAGGTGTCCGGCCACGCCGTGCGCATGGACGCGCGCACCGGCGACGTGCTGCTGGACGGCCCGCTCTACACCCAGGACAAGTTTTCCTTCATGGGCATCATGCTGGCGCTGCACGTGGACCTGTTCGCGGGGCTGCCCGGCGAACTGTTCCTGGGCTTCATGGGACTGCTGTTCTGTGTGGCCATCGTGTCCGGCGTGGTGCTCTACGGGCCCTTCATGAAGAAGCTGGACTTCGGCACGGTGCGCGCCTCCCGCTCCACCCGCCTCAAATGGCTGGACCTGCACAATCTGCTGGGCATCGTGACGCTGGTCTGGGCCTTCGTGGTGGGCTTGACCGGCGTGATCAACGAACTCTCCACCCCGCTGTTCCGCCTGTGGCAGTCCACCGAACTGGTGCGCATCCTGGAACCCTACAAGGGCCAGAACGTCCCCACCGAGCTGGCCTCGGCCCAGGGCGCCGCCGACACGGCCAAGAAGGCCCTGCCCGGCAACGAAGTGTCCTTCATCGCTTTCCCCGGCAACGCCTTTGGCAGCCCCCACCACTACATCACCTGGATGCGCGGCGACACGCCGCTCACCTCGAAGCTGAACACGCCCGTGCTGGTGGACGGCAAGACCGGCGAGCTGACCACCGTGGCCAAGATGCCCTGGTACCTGACCGCGCTGGAACTGTCGCGGCCGCTGCATTTCGGCGATTACGGCGGCCTGCCGCTGAAGATCATCTGGGCGCTGCTGGACGTCATCACCATCATCGTGCTGGTCAGCGGCCTCTATCTCTGGCTGGCCCGCCGCCGCGCCACCGAGGCGCGCATCGCCGAACTCGTGCGCAAGCACCAGGCCGCCGCCATCCCGAAAAGGACTCCCGCATGA
- a CDS encoding metallophosphoesterase, translated as MEQRFLKVPRNELGRDFAVGDLHGHFSRLQESLDQLGFDPSRDRLFSVGDLVDRGPESEAALEWLARPWFYAVQGNHEDYAIRHVRTGQVDVDNWRGYGGGWFLDLPTERQEVFAQAFAQLPIAIEVETLDGAVGLLHADCPVLFWPRLESALQDRYRRTSAACQWSRDRLRQMDRTGIRGVRAVVAGHTPVPAPLVLGNVYHIDTEGWKSGYFTFLDLESLRAWPREAVTELAEQE; from the coding sequence ATGGAGCAGCGTTTTCTCAAAGTCCCGCGCAACGAGCTAGGCCGCGATTTCGCGGTGGGCGATCTGCATGGACATTTTTCCCGCCTGCAGGAAAGCCTGGACCAACTGGGCTTCGATCCGTCCCGGGACCGCCTGTTTTCCGTGGGAGACCTGGTGGACCGGGGCCCGGAAAGCGAGGCCGCGCTGGAGTGGCTGGCGCGGCCGTGGTTCTACGCGGTCCAGGGCAATCACGAGGATTACGCGATCCGCCACGTGCGCACGGGGCAGGTGGACGTGGACAACTGGCGCGGCTACGGCGGCGGCTGGTTCCTGGACCTGCCCACGGAGCGCCAGGAGGTATTCGCCCAGGCCTTCGCGCAATTGCCCATCGCCATCGAGGTCGAAACCCTGGATGGCGCGGTGGGGCTGCTGCATGCGGACTGTCCGGTGTTGTTCTGGCCGCGGCTGGAATCCGCCTTGCAGGACCGCTACCGGCGCACCAGCGCCGCCTGCCAGTGGTCGCGCGACCGCCTGCGGCAGATGGACCGCACCGGCATCCGCGGGGTGCGGGCGGTGGTGGCGGGGCACACGCCGGTCCCGGCGCCGCTGGTCCTGGGCAATGTCTACCACATCGACACCGAGGGCTGGAAATCGGGCTACTTCACCTTCCTGGACCTGGAGTCCCTGCGGGCCTGGCCGCGCGAGGCCGTGACCGAACTCGCGGAGCAGGAATAG
- a CDS encoding aldo/keto reductase, which translates to MAKVPAMKLNDGGKIPRLGLGVWQVPNDQAAASVKEALAAGYRSVDTAAIYGNEAGVGEGLRAAGVARKDLYITTKLWNDRHGYDEAHKAMDESLEKLGLAYVDLYLIHWPVAGSTKFVDAWKAMTEMKEDGRARSIGVSNFTQANLERLLDASGVTPAVNQVELHPGFTQQALRAFHAKHGIATESWSPLAQGGVAKDKVILDLARKHGKSPAQVTLRWHLQNDLIVIPKSVTPARIRENIDVFDFELSAADMAAIDGIKEGVRLGPDPETFGK; encoded by the coding sequence ATGGCGAAAGTACCGGCAATGAAATTGAACGACGGTGGCAAGATTCCCCGGCTGGGCCTGGGCGTCTGGCAGGTGCCGAACGATCAGGCGGCCGCAAGCGTGAAGGAGGCGCTGGCGGCGGGCTACCGCTCGGTGGACACTGCGGCCATCTATGGCAACGAGGCGGGCGTGGGCGAGGGCTTGCGCGCGGCGGGCGTGGCGCGCAAGGACCTGTACATCACGACCAAGCTCTGGAACGACAGGCACGGCTACGACGAGGCCCATAAGGCCATGGACGAGAGCCTTGAAAAGCTGGGCCTGGCTTACGTGGACCTGTACCTGATCCATTGGCCCGTGGCCGGCAGCACGAAGTTCGTGGACGCCTGGAAGGCCATGACCGAAATGAAGGAAGACGGCCGCGCGCGCTCGATCGGCGTGTCCAACTTTACCCAGGCCAACCTGGAACGGCTGCTCGACGCGTCCGGCGTGACGCCGGCGGTGAACCAGGTCGAGCTGCATCCCGGCTTCACCCAGCAGGCGCTGCGGGCCTTCCATGCCAAGCACGGCATCGCGACGGAGTCGTGGAGCCCCTTGGCCCAGGGCGGCGTGGCCAAGGACAAGGTCATCCTGGATTTGGCCAGGAAGCACGGCAAATCGCCCGCCCAGGTGACGCTGCGCTGGCACCTGCAGAACGATCTGATCGTGATTCCGAAGTCGGTGACGCCGGCCCGCATCCGCGAGAACATCGACGTCTTCGACTTCGAGCTGTCGGCGGCTGACATGGCCGCCATCGACGGCATCAAGGAAGGCGTGCGCCTGGGCCCGGACCCCGAGACCTTCGGCAAGTAA
- the pgaD gene encoding poly-beta-1,6-N-acetyl-D-glucosamine biosynthesis protein PgaD, producing the protein MIITTQRSRAGYLFDLVLTAIGWFAFVYLFGAGILAILRAAAGGPDVSLWPVFLPTVHTLWGYALLAVVNAGVLVAWAVYNHRKFGGRDRRKPIKPVGDRRVAASFAISPAQLMQVRSSHTCIVHHGAAGDITGIEIGRPHLSAVRAG; encoded by the coding sequence ATGATCATCACCACGCAACGTTCCCGCGCAGGTTACCTGTTCGACCTGGTCCTGACCGCCATCGGCTGGTTCGCCTTCGTCTATCTGTTCGGCGCCGGCATCCTGGCGATCCTGCGCGCCGCCGCGGGCGGCCCCGATGTCTCGCTGTGGCCGGTGTTCCTGCCCACCGTGCACACGCTGTGGGGTTATGCCCTGCTGGCGGTGGTCAACGCCGGCGTGCTGGTGGCCTGGGCCGTCTACAACCATCGCAAGTTCGGCGGCCGCGACCGCCGCAAGCCCATCAAGCCGGTGGGCGACCGCCGCGTGGCGGCCAGCTTCGCGATCAGCCCGGCGCAGCTGATGCAGGTCCGGTCGTCGCACACCTGCATCGTCCACCATGGCGCGGCCGGCGACATCACCGGCATTGAAATCGGCCGCCCTCACCTGAGCGCGGTGCGAGCCGGTTGA
- a CDS encoding penicillin-binding protein 1A: MSTPQQSSATPGGKPGLPWKRILVKAGVAAGGVAVCGGIALGLALALAWPSLPDLHAMTDYRPRVPLRIYTADKVLIGEYGEEHRNVLRFDEIPPVMRQAVLAAEDDRFYSHGGVDWMGVARAVLTNVLKGSKSQGGSTITMQVARNFYLSSEKTYSRKFYELLLTFKIESELSKDQILELYMNQIYLGHRAYGFAAASRTYLGKPLSDVTPAEAAMLAGIPKAPSRFNPITNFPRAEIRQHYVLGRMKTLGYLTPDQADEALKQRLTIRGADGASARGFAIHGDYPAELARQLMYGVFQEQTYTKGIDVYTTIDSKDQEAAYRAVRDGVMDYTRRAVYPGPEDQIDLPDGVEQDPAALDEILDGVQEKTPDSEDLLTAVVLAASPTEVKLARSGRDTITISDKKALAVVARALNPKASDSQRLRRGSVVYIHKNGDGWEIINMPTLQAALVSMVPQDGAIRAMIGGFDYNRGGFNRVTQAWRQPGSNIKPFVYAAALERGLTPATQISDQPFMLTAEQTGSKAWQPKNDGNKYEPMLTLRQGLMRSKNMVSIRILQAISPQYAQDYLTRFGFDKSRWPAVLPLALGAGGATPLQVANGYSVFANGGYRVTPYLVDRVTDRSGNVLMQAQPVVAGDEQARAIDPRTAWVMDDILRGVTVSGTAARAHQVLKRNDVGGKTGTTNEAVDVWFSGFTPSLATTVWMGFDQPKSLGTNEFGSGLALTTWLDYMQPALKGVPEAKPAPRPDGLIVDNGEYYFSEFPPGQAVASLDLSSGDALTDFLNNNRSTDGVDTSVKPLPPGGAMPQGSPAQPPVALPVPVAPAGGAPAGNAPVIPPIPVPRVDADTPARASAVSGAGPVAARPL; this comes from the coding sequence ATGAGCACCCCCCAGCAATCCTCCGCCACCCCGGGCGGCAAACCGGGCCTCCCCTGGAAACGCATTCTCGTCAAGGCGGGCGTAGCCGCCGGCGGCGTCGCCGTGTGCGGCGGCATCGCGCTCGGCCTGGCGCTGGCCCTGGCCTGGCCCAGCCTGCCCGACCTGCACGCCATGACGGACTACCGCCCGCGGGTGCCGCTGCGCATCTATACGGCGGACAAGGTGCTGATCGGCGAATACGGCGAAGAACACCGCAACGTGCTGCGCTTTGACGAAATCCCGCCCGTGATGCGCCAGGCGGTGCTGGCGGCCGAGGACGACCGCTTCTACAGCCACGGCGGCGTCGACTGGATGGGCGTGGCGCGCGCGGTGCTGACCAACGTGCTCAAGGGCTCCAAGAGCCAGGGCGGCAGCACCATCACGATGCAGGTCGCGCGCAACTTCTACCTGTCGTCGGAAAAGACCTATTCGCGCAAGTTCTACGAGCTGCTGCTCACCTTCAAGATCGAATCCGAGCTCTCCAAGGACCAGATCCTCGAGCTCTACATGAACCAGATCTACCTGGGCCACCGCGCCTATGGCTTCGCCGCCGCCTCGCGCACCTACCTCGGCAAGCCCTTGTCCGACGTCACGCCGGCCGAGGCCGCCATGCTCGCCGGCATCCCCAAGGCGCCGTCGCGCTTCAACCCCATCACCAATTTCCCGCGCGCCGAGATCCGCCAGCACTATGTGCTGGGCCGCATGAAGACGCTGGGCTATCTCACGCCCGACCAGGCCGACGAAGCGCTCAAGCAGCGCCTGACCATCCGCGGCGCGGACGGCGCCAGCGCGCGCGGCTTCGCCATCCACGGCGACTACCCGGCCGAGCTGGCCCGCCAGCTGATGTATGGCGTGTTCCAGGAACAGACCTACACCAAGGGCATCGACGTCTACACCACCATCGATTCCAAGGACCAGGAAGCCGCCTACCGCGCCGTACGCGACGGCGTGATGGACTACACCCGCCGCGCCGTCTATCCCGGCCCGGAGGATCAGATCGATCTGCCCGACGGCGTCGAACAGGATCCGGCCGCGCTGGATGAAATCCTGGATGGCGTGCAGGAAAAAACGCCGGACAGCGAAGACCTGCTGACCGCCGTGGTGCTGGCCGCCAGCCCCACGGAAGTGAAGCTTGCGCGCAGCGGGCGCGACACCATCACCATCAGCGACAAGAAGGCGCTGGCGGTCGTGGCGCGCGCGCTCAACCCCAAGGCCAGCGACAGCCAGCGCCTGCGCCGCGGCTCCGTGGTCTACATCCACAAGAACGGCGACGGCTGGGAAATCATCAACATGCCGACCCTGCAGGCGGCCCTGGTTTCGATGGTGCCCCAGGATGGCGCCATCCGCGCCATGATCGGCGGCTTCGACTACAACCGCGGCGGCTTCAACCGCGTGACGCAGGCCTGGCGCCAGCCCGGCTCCAACATCAAGCCCTTCGTCTACGCGGCGGCGCTGGAGCGCGGCCTGACTCCTGCCACGCAGATCTCCGACCAGCCCTTCATGCTGACCGCGGAGCAGACCGGCTCCAAGGCCTGGCAGCCCAAGAACGACGGCAACAAGTACGAGCCCATGCTGACCCTGCGCCAGGGCCTCATGCGCTCCAAGAACATGGTGTCGATCCGCATCCTGCAGGCCATCTCGCCGCAGTACGCCCAGGACTACCTGACCCGCTTCGGCTTTGACAAGTCGCGCTGGCCGGCCGTGCTGCCGCTGGCGCTGGGCGCGGGCGGCGCCACGCCGCTGCAGGTGGCCAACGGCTACAGCGTGTTCGCCAACGGCGGCTACCGCGTCACGCCCTATCTGGTGGACCGCGTCACCGACCGTTCGGGCAACGTGCTGATGCAGGCGCAGCCGGTCGTCGCCGGCGACGAGCAGGCGCGCGCCATCGATCCCCGCACCGCCTGGGTGATGGACGACATCCTGCGCGGCGTCACGGTCAGCGGCACCGCCGCCCGTGCGCACCAGGTGCTCAAGCGCAACGATGTCGGCGGCAAGACCGGCACCACCAACGAGGCCGTGGACGTCTGGTTCTCGGGTTTCACGCCCAGCCTGGCCACCACGGTCTGGATGGGCTTTGACCAGCCCAAGTCGCTGGGCACCAACGAATTCGGCAGCGGCCTGGCCCTGACGACCTGGCTGGACTACATGCAGCCGGCATTGAAGGGCGTGCCCGAAGCCAAGCCCGCGCCACGGCCGGACGGCCTGATCGTGGACAACGGCGAATACTATTTCTCGGAATTCCCGCCGGGCCAGGCCGTGGCCTCGCTGGACCTGTCCTCGGGCGACGCGCTGACCGATTTCCTGAACAACAACCGTTCGACGGACGGCGTGGACACCTCGGTCAAGCCCCTGCCGCCCGGCGGCGCGATGCCCCAGGGCAGCCCTGCCCAGCCGCCGGTGGCCCTGCCTGTGCCCGTGGCGCCCGCGGGTGGCGCGCCGGCCGGCAACGCGCCCGTCATCCCGCCCATCCCCGTGCCGCGCGTGGACGCCGACACGCCTGCCCGCGCCAGCGCCGTCAGCGGCGCCGGACCGGTGGCCGCCCGGCCACTTTGA
- the pgaC gene encoding poly-beta-1,6-N-acetyl-D-glucosamine synthase has product MTDRLIALLILCAVLGAPFGFTLMLTGEALLGFVFFYPLFMSGMWMAGGIYFWWHWERHWKWGKDSQPPALAGNPLVSILVPCYNEADNGEETLLAALGQNYPHIEVIAINDGSSDGTAGMLDRMAAAHPRLRVVHLAQNQGKAMALRMGAMAARSEYLVCIDGDAMLDPDAAAYLVAPLIDNPRVGAVTGNPRIRTRSTMIGRIQVGEFSSIIGLIKRTQRVYGQVFTVSGVVAAFRRAALDRVGYWSLDMITEDIDISWKLQRDHWSIFYEPRGLCWILMPETLRGLWKQRLRWAQGGAEVFLKNLRSIWVWRHRRLWPLMAEFCLSTAWAFAFGVSVLLWAISQVVTLPNNMQIASLMPPAFTGMMLAVVCLLQFVVSILIDRRYEPGLARSLYWVIWYPLAFWMVSLFTTLVSFPKVMLRKQARRARWTSPDRGIKSPDASS; this is encoded by the coding sequence ATGACAGACCGTCTGATTGCCCTGCTGATTCTCTGCGCGGTGCTTGGCGCGCCCTTCGGCTTCACCCTGATGCTGACCGGCGAGGCGCTCCTGGGCTTCGTGTTCTTCTACCCCCTGTTCATGTCCGGCATGTGGATGGCCGGCGGCATCTATTTCTGGTGGCATTGGGAGCGGCACTGGAAATGGGGCAAGGACAGCCAGCCGCCGGCCCTGGCCGGCAATCCGCTGGTGTCCATCCTGGTGCCCTGCTACAACGAGGCCGACAACGGCGAGGAGACGCTGCTGGCCGCGCTGGGCCAGAACTATCCGCACATCGAAGTCATCGCCATCAACGACGGCTCCAGCGACGGCACCGCCGGCATGCTGGACCGCATGGCCGCCGCCCATCCGCGGCTGCGCGTGGTGCACCTGGCGCAAAACCAGGGCAAGGCCATGGCGCTGCGCATGGGCGCCATGGCCGCGCGCAGCGAGTACCTGGTCTGCATCGACGGCGACGCCATGCTGGATCCGGACGCGGCCGCCTACCTGGTCGCGCCGCTGATCGACAATCCGCGCGTGGGCGCCGTCACCGGCAACCCGCGCATCCGCACCCGCTCCACCATGATCGGGCGCATCCAAGTGGGCGAGTTCTCTTCCATCATCGGCCTGATCAAGCGCACCCAGCGCGTCTACGGCCAGGTGTTCACGGTCTCCGGCGTGGTCGCCGCCTTCCGGCGCGCGGCGCTGGACCGCGTGGGCTACTGGAGCCTGGACATGATCACCGAGGACATCGACATCAGCTGGAAGCTGCAGCGCGACCACTGGTCGATCTTCTACGAGCCGCGCGGCCTGTGCTGGATCCTCATGCCCGAAACCCTGCGCGGACTGTGGAAGCAGCGGCTGCGCTGGGCTCAGGGCGGCGCCGAGGTCTTCCTGAAGAACCTGCGCTCCATCTGGGTCTGGCGCCATCGCCGGCTGTGGCCGCTGATGGCCGAGTTCTGCCTGTCCACCGCCTGGGCCTTCGCCTTCGGCGTGTCGGTGCTGCTGTGGGCCATCAGCCAGGTGGTCACGCTGCCCAACAACATGCAGATCGCCAGCCTGATGCCCCCCGCCTTCACCGGCATGATGCTGGCGGTGGTCTGCCTGCTGCAATTCGTCGTCAGCATCCTGATCGACCGCCGCTACGAGCCCGGCCTGGCCCGCTCGCTGTACTGGGTCATCTGGTATCCGCTGGCCTTCTGGATGGTGAGCCTGTTCACCACCCTGGTCAGCTTCCCCAAAGTCATGCTCCGCAAGCAGGCCCGTCGCGCGCGCTGGACCAGCCCGGACCGGGGCATCAAATCACCGGACGCATCGTCATGA